The Triticum aestivum cultivar Chinese Spring chromosome 7B, IWGSC CS RefSeq v2.1, whole genome shotgun sequence genome window below encodes:
- the LOC123157331 gene encoding citrate-binding protein-like has translation MAPRALSWISVSLLVFMASGSCVVARGGRAPRTADPTDGFTAVRLGESNFALQRPFDEVIGSRYSFDGTVRRLWVLASDKPHVRQSRTKPRTEIRMTGYDYSSGVWQFEGYGYVPSGTTGVCIMQVFGASDGASTFMLRVYDGALRYYDRQLVEDNIYDRWFRLNVVHDVKASTLTVYIDGEQKLRVHGRGGHSYFFKFGVYAQNHDSSRMESRWKQVRILKKH, from the exons ATGGCTCCTCGCGCTCTCTCTTGGATCAGTGTCTCTCTGCTTGTCTTCATGGCGTCGGGGTCATGCGTTGTGGCCAGGGGCGGACGGGCACCCAGAACCGCCGACCCGACCGATGGGTTCACGGCGGTGAGGCTCGGCGAGAGCAACTTCGCGCTACAACGCCCGTTCGACGAGGTTATCGGCTCACGATACAGCTTCGACGGCACCGTGCGGAGGCTGTGGGTGCTCGCTTCCGACAAGCCCCATGTCCGCCAGAGCCGAACAAAACCAAGGACTGAGATCAGGATGACA GGCTACGACTATAGCTCCGGCGTGTGGCAGTTCGAGGGCTACGGGTACGTCCCCTCCGGCACGACGGGGGTGTGTATCATGCAGGTGTTCGGCGCCAGCGACGGGGCCAGCACGTTCATGCTGCGCGTCTACGATGGTGCGCTGCGCTACTACGACCGGCAGCTAGTCGAGGACAACATCTATGACAGGTGGTTCCGGCTGAACGTGGTCCACGATGTCAAGGCGTCGACACTCACCGTGTACATCGACGGCGAGCAGAAGCTGCGTGTGCACGGCCGCGGCGGCCACTCGTACTTCTTCAAGTTCGGCGTGTACGCGCAGAACCACGACTCCAGCCGCATGGAGTCTCGCTGGAAGCAAGTGAGGATCCTCAAGAAACATTAG
- the LOC123155794 gene encoding citrate-binding protein has translation MAPRALSWISVSLLVFLASWSCVAARGTRAPRTADPTDGFTAVRLGESNFALQLPFDESTGARYSFDGTVRKLWVLSSDKPHARQSHTSPRTEIRMAGYDYSSGVWQFEGYGYVPSGTTGVSIMQVFGAGETATTFMLHVYDGALRYYNRQLVEDAIYDRWFRLNVVHDVDASTLTVYIDGELKLHVQGRGGHSHYFKFGVYGQRRESSRMESHWKDVKILMKD, from the exons ATGGCTCCTCGCGCTCTCTCTTGGATTAGTGTTTCTCTGCTTGTCTTCTTGGCGTCCTGGTCATGCGTTGCGGCCAGGGGCACACGGGCACCCAGAACCGCCGACCCGACCGATGGGTTCACTGCGGTGAGGCTCGGCGAGAGCAACTTCGCGCTGCAGCTCCCGTTCGACGAGTCGACCGGCGCACGCTACAGCTTCGACGGCACCGTGCGGAAGCTTTGGGTGCTCTCCTCCGACAAGCCACATGCCCGCCAGAGCCATACCAGCCCAAGAACTGAGATTAGGATGGCA GGCTACGACTACAGCTCCGGCGTGTGGCAGTTCGAGGGCTATGGGTACGTCCCCTCCGGCACCACGGGGGTGTCTATCATGCAGGTGTTCGGTGCCGGCGAGACGGCCACCACATTCATGCTGCACGTCTATGATGGCGCGCTGCGGTATTACAACCGGCAGCTCGTCGAGGACGCCATCTATGACAGATGGTTTCGGCTGAACGTGGTCCACGACGTCGACGCTTCGACGCTCACCGTGTATATCGACGGCGAGCTGAAGCTGCACGTCCAAGGCCGCGGCGGTCACTCGCACTACTTCAAGTTCGGCGTGTACGGTCAGCGCCGGGAGTCCAGCCGGATGGAATCGCACTGGAAGGACGTCAAGATCCTCATGAAAGATTAG
- the LOC123157759 gene encoding citrate-binding protein-like, which produces MSPARSNLVGNNGYDYSSCVWQFEGYGYVPSGTTGVSIMQVFGAGETATMLMLHVYDGALRYYDWQLVEDAIYDRWFRLNVVHDVEASTLTVYIDGEQKLHVHGRSGDSHYFKFGVYAQNHDSSCMESRWKDLQEALEFFVCIYTYV; this is translated from the exons ATGTCGCCTGCTCGATCCAACCTCGTCGGGAATAAT GGCTATGACTACAGCTCCTGCGTGTGGCAGTTCGAGGGCTACGGGTACGTCCCCTCCGGCACCACGGGGGTGTCTATCATGCAGGTGTTCGGTGCCGGCGAGACGGCCACCATGCTCATGCTGCACGTCTATGATGGCGCGCTGCGGTACTACGACTGGCAGCTCGTGGAGGACGCCATCTATGACAGATGGTTCCGGCTGAACGTGGTCCATGATGTCGAGGCGTCGACGCTCACCGTGTACATTGACGGCGAGCAGAAGCTGCACGTCCATGGCCGCAGCGGCGACTCTCACTACTTCAAGTTTGGTGTGTACGCGCAGAACCATGACTCCAGTTGCATGGAGTCGCGCTGGAAGGATCTTCAAGAAGCATTAGAATTTTTTGTGTGTATATATACATATGTATAG